TTTGCACTATAGGTTCTGGTTTTGGCTGCTCTAATGGCTTAGGTTTTTCTATAATAGGCTCAGGGGGCGGTGTTTTTTCTACCGGGGGTGGTGTTTCTTCTTTTATGGGTTCAGATCTTTGTTCTACTATTTCCGGCTGGTATGCCTGAAGGCTGAGCTCAATGGTTTTAACAAATGATTTTTTATCTGATACATTGACGGTTTGGGAAAAATAAAGCAGCGTAAATCCTGCTGTCAGATAGATGAGACTTGTTACTAAAAAAGAGAGTAAAAACCGATATTTAGACACACAACCTCTTTTTGAAATGCATTATAACAAAAGTCATAAAAGCGTTTTACCATTTTTATTTTATAAACTCTTGCATGATGATACATAATCCATTTATTTTTTACTTTCAGATTATATGATGCAAATGTTAATTTAGTGTGAAGTGATCTTTGTCAAATTAAGCGAAACAGTAGTTCCCTCATTCTTTTGTGATTTGATCTGTATATCGATACCCTCACTATCACAATAAGATTTTACCAGTGCAAGACCTATCCCTTCTCCCTCTTTGGAACTGTCTGCCTGATAGTAACGCTCATAGATCTTTAAAAGCTCTGTTTCACTCATCCCGTCTCCCTGATCACTGATATTTAGAGTATCTTGATTAAGGGACAATGTAATGGATGTATCTTTGGATGAATACTTCATTGCATTCATCAAGATATTGTCTATTACTTTCTCAAATCCTATCTTATCAGCCGTGATCATATAGTGCATAACATCCACTATAAAACTATTGCGATCAAATGCTTCAAATACCGCTACCCTCTCTTCTAAAACTTTTTTAAGATCAAAGTTCTCTTTTTCGATAGGGTGTAACTCTTTTTTGATACTGTAAACTAGTTCCCTATAAAGTCTTTCAAGTCTTTTGGAAGATGCTTCAATACGTGCGATACGGTCCAAACTTTTCTGATCATCCAATTTTCTGGCGATGAGTTTAGTATTGGCCTGGATGGTTGCAAGCGGGATATTAAGTTCATGCAATATCTCTTTGGTAAGTTGAGAAAGGTTTTCATCGATTCTTTTTTGCTGTGCCAGCAGCGTAGAGATAAAGATATATCCGAACATAACGGCAAATAGCAGAAGTATCAGTGATACTAAGAGGTATATCTTAACAGAGATACCCCATGTATTAAGCATATGATACATAAAACCAAGGAAAAATCCTATGCTGATCACATAGATAACTGTTCCCCAGACTACCCGTTTATGCATCAATATTCTCAAATTTGTAGCCAACGCCACGGATATTGCTGATATATTCAGGGAAAAGTTTTTTAAGCTGTGTCACATAGACACGTATCGAACCGTCACTTGGCATCTGATTCGCTGTCCAAAGCTGTTCTTTGATAAACTCATTAGATACCACATCCCCTTTGGATTGGATAAAGAGCATCAACAGTTCTATCACTTTGATCGTAAGATCTACTTCTTTATCTCTATGATAGAGTATTTTGTTTTTCACATCCAGGGTATACTCACCGATCAAAACGTTTTGAGTTCGTGTCTGCCTGCGAAGCAGAGCTTCGATACGCACTTGAAGTTCATCAAAGTCAATAGGCTTTTTCATGTAGTCATCTGCCCCTAAACTAAATCCTTCAACAAGTGAATCTTTATCATCTCTAGAGGTCAAAAAAATCGTCGGGGTCATATCCCCTGCACTGCGTAGTTTGTCCAGAAGGTCAAATCCGCTTTCATAAGGCAGATTCACATCAAATAGGTAGATATCGTACTTATTCTCATATGTGAGGTCAAGCGCTGAATAGGGATCCATCACAGCATCCAGCGCATAGCCCTCTTCTTCTAGAAAATCCTGAAGTGTTTCATTGAAAAGTTGATCATCTTCCAGGACAAGTATTTTAGTAGACATCCATACCTCACAATTTAGGCAAAGCCTAAATTACATATACATCCCGCCATTGACTTTCAATGTCTCACCGGTAATGTAAGAAGCATGATCAGAAAGTAAAAATGCTACTGCATCAGCCACCTCTTTCGGCTCACCGAATCTTCCCAACGGGATCTTCGCAGTAAAGGCATCTTTGATCTCATCTTTGAGTACCTCTGTCATCTCTGTTGCAATAAAGCCCGGGGTGATAGTATTGTATCTGATACCTCTTGGTGCAGCTTCTTGTGCAAATGACTTGGTCATCGCGATTGTTCCCCCCTTACTTGCCGAGTAGTTAGTTTGACCTGCATTTCCTGTCTCACCTACGATCGATGCGATATTGACTACTGAACCAAAACGCTTTTTACTCATTACTTTTAGTGCTTCTCTACACCCGACGAATGAAGACTTCAGGTTAGCATTAATGACATCCATGAACTGTTCTGTCTTCATTCTCATTGCAAGTCCATCTTTGGTGATACCTGCATTATTGACAAGGTAACTCATCTCACCGTCTTCTTCTACAATATGTTTGATTGCATCTACAAAAGCATCTTCATCACTCACGTCAAAACCGATTACCTCAGCTTTACCGCCTTCTGCTTCGATCGCTGCTTTTACTGCATTAGCCTCAGCTTCACCGCTACGGTAATTGATCCAGACTTTGAGCCCCATTTCAGCCAATCTTTTAGCAATCTCTGCACCGATACCTCTGCTGGCACCGGTAACAAGAACATTATTTCCACTAAATTTCATCATAATCCCTTAAAATCTTTGCGATATTGTATCATGAAGCGCTTAATGACAATCGAAGAACTCGTTTTTTAATTTTTCAAAGAACTCATAATCTTCAGGAGTGATCTTATCTGAGTAAATGATATGGTTCAGTTGTTCCATTAAATGATATTTAGAAATTTTGTCTTCACACAGTGCAGTTTTAATAATCTGGATATGATGATCAAGATCATACTCTTTGTCCATAAGATCTTCCAGGAGCGATTTAGCTTCAGCCTCACTGCATTTAAAATCCTGTCCAAGTATGTTACAAAAGAGGGGAGCCTCCTTCTCTACATCCCTACCATCCAATTTAATAATGTGTGCTAAAAGTGTGGCGACTGATTCTTTAATTTTTGTATTCATAAAGTACCACCTTTCTTAACTTATCTTTTTGGATATATTGTATCATATTTAAAAAAGAGGTTGGTCTTTAATTGTTTAAAAAAGTATCAAAACGAAGTAATATGTGAGTAAAGTCGTCATAGACCTTTACGATGACGATGCCATTGGCATTTTGCAAACAGCATCGTTTAAAAAATATTGTTAAATGGTAAACACCCTAGAAAAGTGGTTCATCCATCTCATCAGGTATCTGCAGACCCATTATTTTAAGTACGGTCGGTGCTACATTATTGAGCCCGCATCCTTCTTTGAGTTTTTCTACACCATCAGCCATTACCCAGCACCATACTTCTCCTACGGTGTGATTGGTCAAGATATGGCCCTCTTCATCTACCATCTCTTCACAGTTTCCGTGATCTGATGTAAGCACGATCGCATAGTTTTGCTCTTTTGCTTTTTCGATGATCTTTCCAAGTTCGGTATCAACTGCATGGACCGCTTTACGCGCTGCTTCATAATTTCCGGTATGCCCGACCATATCACCGTTCGCAAAATTAACCACTACAAAATCATAGGCTTCATCCATTGCGGTACGTACGGCTTCACCTACTTCAGGAGCTGACATCTCCGGTTTCATATCATAGGTCTTCACATCCGGACTAGGGATCAGTACGCGGCTTTCACCCTCCATTGGTTCCTCTATACCCCCGTTAAGGAAGAATGTTACATGGGCATACTTCTCAGTCTCTGCCGTGTGCAGCTGACGTAACCCTGCCTTACTTACCACTTCAGCCAGTGTGTTTTTAGGTGCCTCTTTAGGGAAAAGAACCGGATATGGGAATGTCGAATCATACTGTGTCATCGTAGCGATATGCAGTGGCTTAAATGCTCTGTCAAATTCACTGAAGTCAGCATCACCCAATGCCGTAGTGATCTCACGTACCCTATCTGAACGGAAGTTGGTCATGATCACCGTATCACCCTCAGCTATACCTTGATATCCTTCAAAAGCTACAGGCATTATGAACTCATCGGTTTCTTTTTTCGCATAGCTTTCATCTACATACTCTGTCGCAGAAAGGGTCGTAACAGGAGTAGCTTCTGCAATCGCTCTGTACCCTTTCTCAACTCTTTCCCAACGGTTATCCCTGTCCATTGTATAAAAGCGCCCGCCAAGCGTGGCGATAGAGATATCCTCATCTGTGATCCCTTCGATCTGTTCAATGTAAGTTTTTGAAGAAGTCGGGCTTACATCTCTTCCATCGGTGATCAGATGCAAAAATACTCTCTTACCTCTTGCTTTTGCAAGCTTTGCCAGTCCGATCGTATGCTCAATATGCGAGTGTACACCACCGTCACTAAGCAATCCGACAAGATGTACCCTGTCACTTTTGGCCAATATCTCATTAAGTGCAGCATTCTGCTCAATACTTCCGTCCTTAAGAGCCAATGAGATCTTCACGAGATCTTGATAGAGTATACGACCGCTTCCTATGGTCATATGTCCTACTTCTGAGTTTCCCATCTGTCCTTCAGGCAATCCGACACTGAGCCCATGGGTAGAGATCAGCACTCTTGGTGTCTCCTCAAAAAGTTTGTCATAGGTTGGTTTTACCGCATCTTTGAATGCGTTGCATTTACTGTCAGGTTTGCACCCGATACCATCAGTAATAATTAAAACTGTTTTTTGAATATCCATTAAGTACCCTATTCTTGTCAAGTCTTATATTTTATTGAAATGATAGTAAAATAACCTTTTTTAATCCTAAAACCAAAAAAGAGACCCATGTTATACGAACTCTCGCATCTTTTAGATATCAACCTTTTTGGATACATTACCGTAAGATCAGGCTTTGCGTTCTTTATCGCATTTATTTTGACTCTTATTATCATGCCTAAATACCTGGCATGGGCGATCTCAAAAAAAGCCAACCAACCCATCAATAAATATGTCCCTGCACATGAAGGTAAACGCCATACACCGACCATGGGCGGAGCAGTATTTATCTCTTCTACAGTAATTGCTGTACTTTTGAGTGCTAATCTGGGGAACATTTTTGTCTT
This is a stretch of genomic DNA from Sulfurovum zhangzhouensis. It encodes these proteins:
- a CDS encoding sensor histidine kinase produces the protein MHKRVVWGTVIYVISIGFFLGFMYHMLNTWGISVKIYLLVSLILLLFAVMFGYIFISTLLAQQKRIDENLSQLTKEILHELNIPLATIQANTKLIARKLDDQKSLDRIARIEASSKRLERLYRELVYSIKKELHPIEKENFDLKKVLEERVAVFEAFDRNSFIVDVMHYMITADKIGFEKVIDNILMNAMKYSSKDTSITLSLNQDTLNISDQGDGMSETELLKIYERYYQADSSKEGEGIGLALVKSYCDSEGIDIQIKSQKNEGTTVSLNLTKITSH
- a CDS encoding response regulator transcription factor; translated protein: MSTKILVLEDDQLFNETLQDFLEEEGYALDAVMDPYSALDLTYENKYDIYLFDVNLPYESGFDLLDKLRSAGDMTPTIFLTSRDDKDSLVEGFSLGADDYMKKPIDFDELQVRIEALLRRQTRTQNVLIGEYTLDVKNKILYHRDKEVDLTIKVIELLMLFIQSKGDVVSNEFIKEQLWTANQMPSDGSIRVYVTQLKKLFPEYISNIRGVGYKFENIDA
- the fabG gene encoding 3-oxoacyl-ACP reductase FabG — its product is MKFSGNNVLVTGASRGIGAEIAKRLAEMGLKVWINYRSGEAEANAVKAAIEAEGGKAEVIGFDVSDEDAFVDAIKHIVEEDGEMSYLVNNAGITKDGLAMRMKTEQFMDVINANLKSSFVGCREALKVMSKKRFGSVVNIASIVGETGNAGQTNYSASKGGTIAMTKSFAQEAAPRGIRYNTITPGFIATEMTEVLKDEIKDAFTAKIPLGRFGEPKEVADAVAFLLSDHASYITGETLKVNGGMYM
- a CDS encoding TerB family tellurite resistance protein codes for the protein MNTKIKESVATLLAHIIKLDGRDVEKEAPLFCNILGQDFKCSEAEAKSLLEDLMDKEYDLDHHIQIIKTALCEDKISKYHLMEQLNHIIYSDKITPEDYEFFEKLKNEFFDCH
- the gpmI gene encoding 2,3-bisphosphoglycerate-independent phosphoglycerate mutase, encoding MDIQKTVLIITDGIGCKPDSKCNAFKDAVKPTYDKLFEETPRVLISTHGLSVGLPEGQMGNSEVGHMTIGSGRILYQDLVKISLALKDGSIEQNAALNEILAKSDRVHLVGLLSDGGVHSHIEHTIGLAKLAKARGKRVFLHLITDGRDVSPTSSKTYIEQIEGITDEDISIATLGGRFYTMDRDNRWERVEKGYRAIAEATPVTTLSATEYVDESYAKKETDEFIMPVAFEGYQGIAEGDTVIMTNFRSDRVREITTALGDADFSEFDRAFKPLHIATMTQYDSTFPYPVLFPKEAPKNTLAEVVSKAGLRQLHTAETEKYAHVTFFLNGGIEEPMEGESRVLIPSPDVKTYDMKPEMSAPEVGEAVRTAMDEAYDFVVVNFANGDMVGHTGNYEAARKAVHAVDTELGKIIEKAKEQNYAIVLTSDHGNCEEMVDEEGHILTNHTVGEVWCWVMADGVEKLKEGCGLNNVAPTVLKIMGLQIPDEMDEPLF